One genomic region from Phragmites australis chromosome 1, lpPhrAust1.1, whole genome shotgun sequence encodes:
- the LOC133909448 gene encoding glutamine--tRNA ligase-like: MGSGGDGDKAPALPLEALLALGLDQRTAENSLVNHKVTANLAAVIAEAGVSECDKSVGNLLYSVATKYPTNALVHRPVLINYVVSTKIKNPAQLDAALSFLTNLGPDSLDVEKFEEACGVGVVVSIEEIKSTVNEVLKENMEAIKEQRYHINVGSLCGQVRKRHPWGDAKAIKEEIDKRLAEALGPKTEADNIKPVKKKKEKPAKVEEKKVAVTTAAPPSEEELNPYTIFPQPEENFKVHTEIFFSNGNIWRAHNTKEILDKHLKVTGGKVMTRFPPEPNGYLHIGHAKAMFIDFGLAKERNGHCYLRFDDTNPEAEKKEYIDHIQEIVQWMGWEPYKVTYTSDYFQVLYEHAVELIRKGLAYVDHQTAEEIKEYREKKMNSPWRDRPIEQSLKLFEDMRCGLIAEGAATLRMKQDMQNENKNMSDLIAYRIKFTPHPHAGDKWCIYPSYDYAHCMVDSLENITHSLCTLEFDIRRPSYYWLLVALGLYQPYVWEYSRLNISNTVMSKRKLNRLVTEKWVDGWDDPRLLTLAGLRRRGVSSTAINSFIRGIGITRSDNSLIRVDRLEYHIREELNKTAPRTMVVLRPLKVVITNLEEGKVLDLDGKMWPDAPEDDASSYYKVPFSRTVYIEKTDFRLKDSKDYYGLAPGKSALLRYAFPIKCTDVIFGDNPDDIVEIRAEYDPSKTYKPKGVLHWVAEPAPGVEPLKVEVRLFEKLFMSENPVELEDWLGDLNPHSKEVIKDAYAVPSLATAILGDKFQFERLGYFAVDTDSTTPEKLVFNRTVTLRDSYGKAGPK; this comes from the exons atggGCTCCGGGGGAGACGGGGACAAGGCGCCGGCGCTGCCGCTGGAGGCGCTGCTGGCGCTCGGGCTCGACCAGCGCACGGCGGAGAACTCGCTCGTCAACCACAAGGTCACCGCCAACCTCGCCGCCGTCATAGCCGAG GCCGGTGTAAGCGAATGTGACAAGTCAGTTGGCAATCTTCTCTACTCA GTTGCCACTAAATACCCAACTAATGCACTCGTCCACCGCCCTGTCCTTATAAACTATGTCGTGTCTACGAAG ATAAAGAACCCTGCACAGCTAGATGCTGCTCTGTCGTTTCTTACTAATCTTGGTCCAGACTCTCTAGATGTGGAGAAGTTTGAAGAAGCATGCGGTGTAG GTGTGGTTGTTTCTATTGAGGAGATTAAATCAACTGTTAATGAGGTTCTAAAGGAGAATATGGAAGCTATAAAGGAGCAACGGTATCACATCAATG TTGGTAGCCTATGCGGACAGGTTAGGAAGAGGCATCCGTGGGGCGATGCTAAGGCGATAAAG GAGGAAATCGACAAGAGGCTTGCAGAGGCCCTTGGTCCAAAGACAGAAGCTGACAATATAAAACCagtgaaaaagaagaaggaaaaaccaGCAAAAGTTGAG GAGAAAAAAGTTGCAGTAACCACTGCTGCCCCACCATCTGAGGAGGAATTGAACCCTTACACTATATTTCCCCAGCCAGAGGAAAACTTTAAG GTTCATACAGAAATATTTTTCAGCAATGGGAACATATGGAGAGCGCATAACACGAAGGAAATTTTAGACAAACATCTTAAGGTAACTGGAGGAAAAGTGATGACACGTTTCCCTCCAGAACCTAATGGATATCTCCATATTGGTCATGCCAAG GCTATGTTTATTGACTTCGGACTGGCTAAAGAGCGAAACGGTCATTGCTATCTTAG GTTTGATGACACAAATCCAGAAGCTGAAAAGAAAGAATACATAGACCACATTCAGGAAATCGTCCAGTGGATGGGATGGGAGCCGTACAAAGTAACATACACGAGTGACTATTTCCAAGTTTTGTATGAGCATGCTGTTGAGTTAATACGGAAAGGGCTAGCCTATGTTGATCACCAG ACCGCAGAAGAAATCAAGGAGTACAGGGAAAAGAAGATGAATAGTCCATGGAGGGATAGGCCAATTGAACAGTCATTGAAATTATTTGAAGACATGCGGTGTGGGTTGATCGCTGAAGGCGCAGCAACTCTCCGAATGAAACAGGACATGCAGAATGAAAACAAAAACATGTCTGACTTAATAGCATATAGAATAAAA TTCACCCCTCATCCACATGCTGGTGACAAGTGGTGTATCTATCCAAGCTATGACTATGCTCATTGCATGGTGGATTCTCTTGAAAACATTACACATTCG TTGTGCACACTTGAGTTTGACATACGTCGCCCTTCATACTACTGGCTACTTGTTGCCTTGGGCCTCTACCAGCCATATGTCTGGGAATATTCAAGGCTGAACATATCAAACACTGTGATGTCTAAAAGAAAG TTGAATCGACTTGTGACAGAGAAGTGGGTAGATGGGTGGGATGATCCTCGCTTGTTGACATTGGCAGGACTCCGTAGACGAGGAGTATCATCAACTGCAATAAATTCTTTCATCCGTGGAATTGGGATAACAAGAAG TGATAATAGCTTAATTCGTGTTGACCGTCTAGAATATCACATCAGAGAAGAGCTTAACAAAACAGCTCCTCGAACCATGGTTGTTTTGCGTCCTCTAAAG GTTGTAATTACTAACTTGGAAGAAGGAAAAGTATTAGACCTTGATGGGAAAATGTGGCCTGATGCTCCTGAAGATGACGCTTCTTCCTACTATAAG GTTCCTTTCTCCAGAACTGTCTACATTGAGAAAACTGATTTTCGCCTAAAGGACTCGAAAGATTACTATGGGCTAGCTCCTGGCAAATCTGCCCTGCTAAG ATATGCATTCCCAATAAAATGCACGGATGTTATTTTCGGCGATAATCCAGATGATATTGTCGAAATTCGAGCCGAATATGATCCTTCAAAGACTTATAAACCTAAG GGTGTTCTGCACTGGGTTGCTGAGCCGGCACCTGGCGTTGAGCCATTGAAGGTGGAAGTAAGATTATTCGAGAAATTATTCATGTCAGAG AATCCTGTGGAATTGGAGGATTGGCTTGGTGATCTTAACCCACACTCGAAAGAGGTGATAAAGGATGCTTATGCCGTACCGTCGCTTGCCACCGCG